The Lentisphaera araneosa HTCC2155 genome includes the window AGTCGATTAAACTGCTTCATAAATTGGCTCAAGGAAAGACTCCTGCTGAAGTTGGAGTTCCCGCCAATCAGCAAATCATTATACCCACAAAAGCTTTGACTAAAGGTCAGGGTATGGAGTATAAAAAGTATTGCGATGATCTAAAAGCTGGCCTTAAAGAGTAAGCTTATTATGTCTGTTCTATTAGAAATGCGTCAAATCACCAAGGAATTCCCTGGAGTCAAAGCTTTGGATCAAGTGAGCTTCAGTATTGCACCTGGGGAATGCCTCGCACTGATTGGGGAAAATGGAGCAGGCAAATCAACCTTGATGAAAGTCATTGGTGGCGTTCATCAGCCGACTTCAGGTGAAGTCTTTGTGTATGGTAAAAAAGCCGAAATTCATTCCGTTGCAGATTCTTCTGCGCTAGGGATAGGTTTTGTTCACCAAGAACTCAATGTTTTAGATAATATCGATGTGGCGGGCAATATTTATCTCGGTCGCGAAGAACGCAAATTTGGCTTGATTCGCAAGAATGAAATGCACAAAAAAGCAGAACCTTGGCTTAAACAATTAGGCCTCAATATATCCACTTACAGCAAAGTGAAAGACTTAACCATTGGTCAACAGCAGATGGTGGAAATTGCCAAGGCACTCTCAATGAATGCGCGCTTGATTATTATGGATGAGCCCACTTCGAGTTTAACTCTCCAAGAAACAGATCAGCTCTTGGCGACTATTGAATCACTTAAAGAGCAGGGCATTGCAGTTATTTATATTTCCCACCGCCTCAAAGAAATTGAGCAATGTGCCGACCGTGTGGTTGCCTTGCGTGACGGAAAAAATGCGGGGGAACTTGAGCGTAAAAATATTAATTACGATGCCATGGTGAAACTCATGGTGGGCCGAGAGCTCAATGCGATTTATCATAAAATTGAGAGTGAGAAAACGCCTGGCTACTTTAAAGTTCGCAACTTGCGAACCAGCACTTACCCAAATGACGAAATAAACTTTGAGCTCGCAGCAGGCGAAATCCTCGGTTTTGCGGGCTTGGTGGGAGCAGGGCGCTCTGAAGTAGCTCAAGCGATTTTTGGGGTTGATCCAGCTTTGGCGGGAGAATTAGAAATTGATGGCAAAAATCTGACCCTCAATACCAAAGAAGCCATTAAGAATGGTCTTTATTTAGTGCCAGAAGATCGCAAAAAGAGTGGGCTTGTTTTAGAGATGAGTATTCGAGAAAATATGAGCTTGCCTTCACTCTGTGATTATTCTAAAAAAGGCCTCATTGCGAAAAGCGCAGAAAAAAAACTTGCCGGTGAACAAATTGATAAAATGCGTATCAAAGTTCCCGATGATAGCTATACGGCGAATACTTTAAGTGGCGGCAATCAACAGAAGATTGTCTTGGGAAAATGGATGTCAATGAATCCACGAGTGATCATTTTTGATGAGCCAACTCGGGGAATTGATATCGGCGCACGTAGTGAAATTTATGATTTGATGAACGAGTTAGCGGGGAAAGGCTGTGCGATCATCATGATTAGTAGTGACATGGAAGAAGTCTTGGGCATGAGTGACCGCATTTGCGTAATGCATGAAGGGAAACTCACGGGAACCCTAAATAGAGAAGAATTTAGCGAAGAAGCCGTCATGCAATTGGCAGTAAATTAGTGATTTTAATTTGGGCGTAGCCCCGTTCGCCTGGTTAAGGACTGGCAAGTCCTTACAGGGGAGTACGAGGGGACAGAGTCTCTTCGTGGATAAACTTTAAACTCGTCAGAGTTGAATAGATAAAAGGAATAAAAAATATGAATCAATTTTTAAAATCACATCGTAAAGAAGTGGGTATGACTATTTTGCTTATTATACTATGCATTTGGACGGCAGTGGGCTCTGGTGGGCGTTTTCTTTCTCCGATTAATGTAAGTAACCTTTTGCGCCAAGTTGGGCTTTTTGGTATTTTCAGTATGGGCATGGGCTTGGTAATTATTAGTGCGGGGATTGATCTTTCAGTGGGCTCATTGATGTCACTACTTGGGGTAATTTTCTTTTACACCCTCACCGGGGATTCACCTGTGATATGGATTCCTGAGCTCTCTTGGCCCCTTGGCTTGGCACTTGTGCTTGGGGTATCCTTATTTGTTGGTTTTGTCTATGGTTTACTGATTGGTAAATTCAAAATGCAGGCCTTCATCATTACCCTCTGTGGGCTTTTATCCTATCGAGGGCTGTCGCGCTATATAGCAGAAGATACTTCCGTGGGCTACATCGATGCGAAACAGAATTTAGATTTCCTCTATAATGCTTGTGCGGGGACGATTAGTATGGGTTTTGTTAAAGTGCCCATGGCTTTTATCTACATGCTTATCATTGCGGCTATCATGATTGTTGTACTGCATAAATCGGTGTTTGGGCGTTACCTCTATGCAGTTGGTCGCAACGAAGAAGCCACTAAGTACTCTGGGATTAATACGAATAAAATTATCATTGCCGTTTATATGATTAGTTGTTTGCTAACGGCTTTTTCTGCTATCCTTTTCGCCTTTTACACCAGTTCAATCACTCCCTCAGTTCATGCCAACTTTTATGAACTTTATGCGATTGCCGCTGCCGTTTTAGGTGGCTGTAGCCTGCGTGGTGGAGAAGGCTCTATCTACGGTATTATTGTGGGAACGGTCATTTTACTCGTCATCCAAAATATGATTAATCTTCTCGGCTACCCAAGCTCTCTCGCGGACGCGATTACTGGCCTCGTGATTTTCTTCGGTGTGCTCTCTGACGAAGTACTCAGTGACAAAATCATGGGGTTTTTCAAGCGTAAGCCTACTAAAGCTTAGTTTCTTATTGAATAAGTTCGAGAAATTTGATTTCTTAGTCCAAAATTCCTTTCCTGCTGCGTTCATCAGTTTATAAGTCTTTTGAAATTGAATTTAGAAGGCTTTATTGATGAGATAATGGGAATACATTGAGCTATGAAGCAAACGAGACAAACTTTAATTGCCAGACTGAGGGATCAGCACGACGAAGAGTCGTGGGAGACTTTTGCTCAAATTTACCGGAGGTATATTTATGTCGTCATTCGGCGTATGAATTTAAGTCATTCGGAAGCCGAGGACTTAGTTCAGGAGATTCTTTTTAAAGTTTGGAACAAGTTACCGGAACTCAATTATAATCCGCATAAGGCGCGTTTTAGAACCTGGCTGAGTACCGTGATAAAAAACCATGTCATCAGTTATATCCGTTCAAGTCAAAGTCATAGTAATAAGCTCAGTAAAGCCGCAGAGGAAATGAATGAAACTTATTCTGATCATGAAATCGACGAAATTATTCGCAAGGAATGGGAAAATTATATTAGCAACATGGCTATGGAACGCATTAAGAAAAGTTTCCCTGGGCAGGCTTTAAAGGTTTTTGAAATGAGTTTGGAGGGTAAGTCCGTTGCGGAGATCGCAGAAACTCTTAATCTCAAAGAGAATAGTGTGTATAAGTCTAAAAATAGGGTGAAGGCACGTTTAATCGAAGAGATTAGTCTATTGCGCAGCGACTTGGAATAAATTAATTCTTTTCCGCCTCAAGAAGCTTCTTAAATTCATCGAGCTTAAAGGTGTTAATTTCTTTTACCGAAATAGATCCATTCTTGTCTTTATCACAAAACTTTAAGAAAAGCTTCAATTCCCGTTCTCCATATTGATGAGCTGCTTGCAGGAGTTCGTTCATTGAAAGTTCTCCACTCCTATCTAAATCAAGAGCTTCAAATGAACTGAGTAGTCTTTTAACTCCTTTGTCAATATTACTACTTGGGTTTGCTTTGCTGTATTCAATTTGAAAGGGCCACTTTCCTCTCGCCATTTTACTTTGGTCTTGACTAAGGACCACTTTTTTTATGCTGGGCATTTTGAGTAGGGGTCTAAGATCTAAAACTAAGCTGTGACTGATATCCAGAGACTCGAGTTTTAAACCCTGAAGTTGGTCGAGCTTGCTAAAGTTTGTGTTGCTGAGGTTTAGAGTTTTTAAATTGAGGAATTTGAATAGGGGAAAACTGCTGGAGCCGGGAATGACTTCACTATCAACATAAAAAAGACCGGAGTTATTGGAGACATCTAAAGAATTCTCGGCATATATAAAGTTGAAATTCTCGGCTTTATTGCGCTTTTCCAAATAGTACTTAACAAGCTGGCTGTGCTCATCGAGCTTAGCGCGATTTTGGCCGTCGTAAATAAAGAAAAAACTCAAGACAAGCTCAGGTTTTTCTCCAAAACCTTTTATGACTTGCAGGGTGTCATCGATATTTAACATCCCTTGATTATTCATATGCTGTGCAGATATGGCTTTGGCTTTTTGAATTTCATTTTCAAAGCCGGATTTTTCAAAAGCCTGATGAGCTTCGGCAAATTGATGTCCAATAAAATGAGCATAGCCTTTCACCAACCACGCTTCGGCGTTTTCGGGGTGTTGTTTAACAGCGTAGTTGAGGTGTTTTAAAGATTTATTGAGCTCAAAGCCATGGAGATTATTTTTTGTCGCCTCAACTAGAAGAGCTGAAAAATGCCGGGCAATTTCTTCTTTGTTTTTCTGCTCAGCTTTGTACATGACTAAGTTTTTTTCAGCTTGCTCTTTTTGCTTCATAACTATTTTTCTGCCCCGCTTAATATCAGAGATGTAGCTATTTAAGATGAAGCTGATTAAAAGTATAAATGCCAATACGATGGAGCAGGTCAGGGTGTTTCGTTTAATGAGCAGCTTAAGTTGTTTCAAGAAACCGGCATTTTCTGCAATTGTCGCATAGCCTTCTCTGAATTTATTGATGTCCTGTTTGAGCTCTTCAACACTGGAGTAACGCTTACTGGAATCAACTTGAAGTGCTTTTGTATAAATAGAGCTAATGCCAATGGCTAATTTGGAACTCGCAGGTCTGACTTTGCCCTCGGTTGTGTTTTTTAAGATGTCCGTCATGTTTTTCCCAGCGAAGGGAATATAGCCATTGAGCAAGGTATAGAGCAAGGCTCCTAGCGAAAAGATATCAGCCTGAGGAGACTTGTCGTTTTCCATTCTTTCGGGTGCCATGTAACCTGGAGTTCCACGAAAGTAGCCATGCATGGTTTTATCATTTTGTAGATCAAATTTATCCAGTTGGTAGTCTTCGGTATTGGGTTCATCTGAGTAGAGAATGTGGCCCAAGCCCCAGTCACAGACAATTACTTCACCATAGCGACCAAGTCGGATGTTTTCCGGTTTAATATCTAGGTGAAGAACGTTCTTGGAATGAGCGTAGGCAATGGCATCGCAAATTTTATTAAAAATATCGAGCCTTTCAAATAATGGCCAAGTTTCCAGCTTATTGCGGTGGTTTTGAATTTTTTCTTCCAGTGACTGACCTTCAATAAGCTCCATGCTAAACCAAGGGTAATCATCGTAAGCGATATCGTAAATTCGAATGATATTGGGGTGCTGTAATGATGCGGTTAGGCGAGCTTCTCGAAGAAAGCTTTCAACTGCTTTTGGATCTGAGCTGTCGCGTAACTTTGCTTTGGCGACTTTTCGTCCGCTTGGGAGATCTTTGACTTCAAAGATTTCCTTCATGCTTCCTGAAGCTAGCTTTTTCGAATCCTGAAATTTATCAACTAAGCCTTGTAGTTCTTCCTGAATGGGAAAGAGGTGTTCAGCTGATTGATGATCGGGCTCATAAAAACCAGAGAGCTTGGGATTCATCGAATCAAAAAAGTCCTTGTCATCATTCATTCAAAATTACTCATAAGTTTATTTAGATATCTATGGGGAATAGTATAATTGCTTAAGGTGATAAAGGAAAGAACTAAAATTCTCTTGTGAAATTGAGGGCTTTATAACGAACTTATTTTTTAAGCTCTCGAATTAAAAAGCCGTGAAAAGTATCATCTTCCGGGTTGTCATTAATTCCAATAGCATGAGCGTGGCATTGATGCCTAAGGCCGACTTCTTGAGCTTTGTCTTTTAAGGCTTTTACGTGAAGAGGATGGTGCTGGACATGACCTTTGTCATTTATATCCACTTTACCGCCGCGCGTCTTGTTATTCGCATAGAGGGGTGGGTCATCTTTACTTATATGATTCACAAGGTCAGCGTCCTGAATGTGGCGCTGTCCTTTCTCAGTCTTAAGTTCTCCTGGTTTAAGACCGTAAAAAAACTCGAGCTCAGCTTCGTTACCCTTTTGAGGTTCAAGTTCAAACATAGCTGTCCATTTTGTGAAGTCATAAGAACATTGTGTATTTAGAGCAGCTACAGCGGCCACTCTTGTGGATTCTTTTAGAATTGGATCGCTATTGTTCGGATCAGCCATGTCGTCTTTGTATGCTAACCAAAGGCAAGTTCCTGCACCGGCACTGCCTCCGCACAAAGCAAATTTACTTCTGTCTAGGTTCCATTCTTGAGCTTTACTACTGATGAATTGTAGTGCGCGCTTAGAATCGTTAAAACAATCGAAGACGCCATTGCGGGTCTGTGGAAGGAAACGGTAATTAATAGCAGCAAAAGAAATTCCTTCTTTTAGGAAGCTATCTCTATAGCGTAAGCCTTTCTTTTTATCGCCACCTTTAAAGCCACCACCGTGAATATAAATAACCATGGGGCTTGACTGATCTGATTTCGCTAGCCACACATCCATGACATTGCGCTCGTGTTCACCATAGCTGAGGTTGAGAAATGATTTACTTTCGTAGGGGCTTGCTTCAATATTACTACTAGGTTCTGAACTTACTTTTGTGCTTAAATTTCCATTGGAATTGAGTACTGTCTGTAATTCCATTTTACTGATTCCCTTGTCCGAATTTTTGTCTAAATGATTGATGAGTTTTTCTAAGCTAAAGTTTTTGTTTTGTGCCATTTTCTTCTGAAGAATTTGCAGCTCTTCTTGCGATAAGTTTCCATCTTGATTTCTGTCGAGTTGATCAAAATGCTGGAGTAGTTTATTTAAGGGTTTAAGCATTTTGTTATTCGCGCAAAGGCTTGCGGATGAAATGATGCAGATGAGAGTGAATAATTGAAGTCTCATGATGTCCTCCTAAAGTTGGCTAAATTGATTTTTTAAAATATGGACGTATTGCGGTACTTTGTCTTTTTGATAAGCTCCAGTTTTGACTCCTTTTTGGATGTTTTTTGTAAGTAGATTTTTAGCTTGTTGACGATTGAGTTCTCCAGAGATTACTTTTTCTTTAATCTTTAGCGCATATTTCTTTAAAGAATTGGGTAGTGGTTCTTTGGTACTTTTCACTTGAACTTTTGAGGATGAATTTGCGTTCTCCGCATACCAATTGAAGTAGCCAATCATCATTTCATCATCGGTTTGTTCTCCTGCCCGTACAGTTGCATTGGGGTTGGGATTAGCTTTGTTATTTGTTGAATTATCGTAGGCCGCCGTTACTAATAATTTTGCTCCTTGGGGAACGTAAACCGGTTCAGCCAGTTGATAATCCATTTGCCAGTTAAAGTCATAATTTGGAATATTGAGTAGAATCTGTTTTTTACCGTTGGCTTCAACTAGTTCATATTTGAAAGATTTACCGCGGAGGTGAGCATGGGGATTGA containing:
- a CDS encoding EF-hand domain-containing protein; the encoded protein is MRLQLFTLICIISSASLCANNKMLKPLNKLLQHFDQLDRNQDGNLSQEELQILQKKMAQNKNFSLEKLINHLDKNSDKGISKMELQTVLNSNGNLSTKVSSEPSSNIEASPYESKSFLNLSYGEHERNVMDVWLAKSDQSSPMVIYIHGGGFKGGDKKKGLRYRDSFLKEGISFAAINYRFLPQTRNGVFDCFNDSKRALQFISSKAQEWNLDRSKFALCGGSAGAGTCLWLAYKDDMADPNNSDPILKESTRVAAVAALNTQCSYDFTKWTAMFELEPQKGNEAELEFFYGLKPGELKTEKGQRHIQDADLVNHISKDDPPLYANNKTRGGKVDINDKGHVQHHPLHVKALKDKAQEVGLRHQCHAHAIGINDNPEDDTFHGFLIRELKK
- a CDS encoding ABC transporter permease, giving the protein MNQFLKSHRKEVGMTILLIILCIWTAVGSGGRFLSPINVSNLLRQVGLFGIFSMGMGLVIISAGIDLSVGSLMSLLGVIFFYTLTGDSPVIWIPELSWPLGLALVLGVSLFVGFVYGLLIGKFKMQAFIITLCGLLSYRGLSRYIAEDTSVGYIDAKQNLDFLYNACAGTISMGFVKVPMAFIYMLIIAAIMIVVLHKSVFGRYLYAVGRNEEATKYSGINTNKIIIAVYMISCLLTAFSAILFAFYTSSITPSVHANFYELYAIAAAVLGGCSLRGGEGSIYGIIVGTVILLVIQNMINLLGYPSSLADAITGLVIFFGVLSDEVLSDKIMGFFKRKPTKA
- a CDS encoding RNA polymerase sigma factor, encoding MKQTRQTLIARLRDQHDEESWETFAQIYRRYIYVVIRRMNLSHSEAEDLVQEILFKVWNKLPELNYNPHKARFRTWLSTVIKNHVISYIRSSQSHSNKLSKAAEEMNETYSDHEIDEIIRKEWENYISNMAMERIKKSFPGQALKVFEMSLEGKSVAEIAETLNLKENSVYKSKNRVKARLIEEISLLRSDLE
- a CDS encoding protein kinase domain-containing protein — protein: MNDDKDFFDSMNPKLSGFYEPDHQSAEHLFPIQEELQGLVDKFQDSKKLASGSMKEIFEVKDLPSGRKVAKAKLRDSSDPKAVESFLREARLTASLQHPNIIRIYDIAYDDYPWFSMELIEGQSLEEKIQNHRNKLETWPLFERLDIFNKICDAIAYAHSKNVLHLDIKPENIRLGRYGEVIVCDWGLGHILYSDEPNTEDYQLDKFDLQNDKTMHGYFRGTPGYMAPERMENDKSPQADIFSLGALLYTLLNGYIPFAGKNMTDILKNTTEGKVRPASSKLAIGISSIYTKALQVDSSKRYSSVEELKQDINKFREGYATIAENAGFLKQLKLLIKRNTLTCSIVLAFILLISFILNSYISDIKRGRKIVMKQKEQAEKNLVMYKAEQKNKEEIARHFSALLVEATKNNLHGFELNKSLKHLNYAVKQHPENAEAWLVKGYAHFIGHQFAEAHQAFEKSGFENEIQKAKAISAQHMNNQGMLNIDDTLQVIKGFGEKPELVLSFFFIYDGQNRAKLDEHSQLVKYYLEKRNKAENFNFIYAENSLDVSNNSGLFYVDSEVIPGSSSFPLFKFLNLKTLNLSNTNFSKLDQLQGLKLESLDISHSLVLDLRPLLKMPSIKKVVLSQDQSKMARGKWPFQIEYSKANPSSNIDKGVKRLLSSFEALDLDRSGELSMNELLQAAHQYGERELKLFLKFCDKDKNGSISVKEINTFKLDEFKKLLEAEKN
- a CDS encoding sugar ABC transporter ATP-binding protein, yielding MSVLLEMRQITKEFPGVKALDQVSFSIAPGECLALIGENGAGKSTLMKVIGGVHQPTSGEVFVYGKKAEIHSVADSSALGIGFVHQELNVLDNIDVAGNIYLGREERKFGLIRKNEMHKKAEPWLKQLGLNISTYSKVKDLTIGQQQMVEIAKALSMNARLIIMDEPTSSLTLQETDQLLATIESLKEQGIAVIYISHRLKEIEQCADRVVALRDGKNAGELERKNINYDAMVKLMVGRELNAIYHKIESEKTPGYFKVRNLRTSTYPNDEINFELAAGEILGFAGLVGAGRSEVAQAIFGVDPALAGELEIDGKNLTLNTKEAIKNGLYLVPEDRKKSGLVLEMSIRENMSLPSLCDYSKKGLIAKSAEKKLAGEQIDKMRIKVPDDSYTANTLSGGNQQKIVLGKWMSMNPRVIIFDEPTRGIDIGARSEIYDLMNELAGKGCAIIMISSDMEEVLGMSDRICVMHEGKLTGTLNREEFSEEAVMQLAVN